A stretch of Hypnocyclicus thermotrophus DNA encodes these proteins:
- a CDS encoding PhoH family protein, with protein MKKNFILDTNVLIHDPNAIYNFGDNRVIVPIYVIEEIDKLKRAEGEKGRNARVTARLLDTLRKNGNLNTGVKLNNNGTLIVETKGSLTSLPEFLREDKVDNRILSVAKEISDNKEQTILVTKDINMRIKADALKIPVEDYETDTIKIDELYSGLSKIEVDESLFNTINKSGKIKYNEILENEPYPNEFVNILNNNKSFLTKYNYTKKRLEKLSFSFNTPWSIKARNLEQKCAFELLLDKNIQIVTLVGKAGTGKTLLALASALEQTVEQKIYKKILVARPIIPMGKDIGYLPGSEQEKLKPWMQPIFDNFDYLSETKEDKSGEKVVEALQSMGLLKIEALTYIRGRTIPKGIIIIDEAQNLTPHEIKTIVTRAGEDTKLIFTGDPYQIDNPYLDSNSNGLTYLAEKFKNVDLAGHITLIKGERSKLAEIASKLL; from the coding sequence ATGAAAAAGAATTTTATATTAGATACTAATGTTCTAATTCATGATCCTAATGCAATATATAATTTTGGAGATAATCGAGTTATTGTACCTATTTATGTTATTGAAGAAATTGATAAATTAAAAAGAGCTGAAGGAGAAAAAGGTAGAAATGCTAGAGTTACAGCACGGCTGTTAGATACTCTTAGAAAAAATGGTAATCTCAATACTGGTGTCAAATTAAATAATAATGGTACTTTAATAGTAGAAACAAAAGGTTCTTTAACCTCTTTACCTGAATTTTTAAGAGAAGACAAAGTAGATAATCGTATACTATCTGTTGCAAAAGAAATTTCAGATAACAAAGAACAAACAATTTTAGTTACAAAAGACATTAATATGAGAATAAAAGCAGATGCTTTAAAAATTCCTGTTGAAGATTATGAAACAGATACTATAAAAATTGATGAACTTTATAGCGGATTAAGTAAAATTGAAGTCGATGAATCATTATTCAATACAATAAATAAATCTGGTAAAATTAAATATAATGAAATTTTAGAAAATGAACCTTATCCTAATGAATTTGTTAATATTTTAAATAATAATAAATCTTTTTTAACTAAATATAACTATACAAAAAAAAGATTAGAAAAATTATCTTTTAGTTTTAATACCCCTTGGAGTATTAAAGCAAGAAATTTAGAACAAAAATGTGCTTTTGAATTACTTTTAGATAAAAATATTCAAATAGTAACTTTAGTTGGAAAAGCTGGTACTGGTAAAACACTTCTTGCTCTTGCTAGTGCTTTAGAACAAACAGTTGAACAAAAAATATATAAAAAAATCCTTGTAGCTAGACCTATTATTCCAATGGGAAAAGATATTGGATATCTTCCTGGTAGTGAACAAGAAAAATTAAAACCTTGGATGCAACCAATATTTGATAATTTTGATTACTTATCAGAAACTAAAGAAGATAAATCAGGAGAAAAAGTAGTGGAAGCTTTACAAAGTATGGGATTATTAAAAATAGAAGCTCTTACATATATAAGAGGGAGAACTATCCCAAAAGGTATTATTATTATTGATGAAGCTCAAAATCTTACTCCACATGAAATTAAGACAATTGTCACAAGAGCGGGAGAAGATACAAAACTTATATTTACTGGTGATCCTTATCAAATTGATAATCCATATTTAGATTCAAATAGCAATGGACTTACATATTTAGCTGAAAAATTTAAAAATGTTGATTTAGCTGGTCATATTACTTTAATAAAAGGAGAACGTTCAAAATTAGCTGAAATAGCTTCTAAATTATTATAA
- the truB gene encoding tRNA pseudouridine(55) synthase TruB: MKLEGIININKPKGITSFDVIRKLRKILKERRIGHTGTLDPLAEGVLVICVGKVTKLASLIEAKSKTYIAEFEFGYKTDTYDVTGNIIEKTENFIISKEKLINILKKFEGEIKQIPPMYSAIKVDGKKLYELAREGKEIERKARKIKIDYIKLLEFDAKKAKIECKVSKGTYIRSLIYDIGEELECFATMTSLIRTKVGKYNIKNSFTIEEIEGNFIKNNIDFLLRVEESFDFNNIEIKEKIKKNMLINGNKISYKGENGYYKIYFDNKFWGIGIIENNYLKPYKYFNIE; this comes from the coding sequence ATGAAACTAGAAGGAATAATAAATATAAATAAACCCAAAGGGATCACTTCATTTGATGTTATAAGAAAATTAAGAAAAATATTAAAAGAAAGAAGAATAGGACATACAGGTACTTTAGATCCTTTAGCAGAAGGAGTTTTAGTAATTTGTGTTGGGAAAGTTACTAAACTAGCAAGTTTGATTGAGGCAAAATCAAAAACATATATAGCAGAATTTGAATTTGGCTATAAAACAGACACTTATGATGTTACTGGAAATATAATAGAAAAAACAGAAAATTTTATTATTTCAAAAGAAAAATTAATAAATATATTAAAAAAATTTGAAGGTGAAATAAAACAAATACCTCCAATGTATTCAGCAATAAAAGTAGATGGTAAAAAATTATATGAGTTAGCTCGTGAAGGAAAAGAGATAGAAAGAAAAGCTAGAAAAATAAAAATAGATTATATAAAGTTATTAGAGTTTGATGCTAAAAAAGCTAAAATAGAGTGTAAAGTATCAAAAGGAACATATATTAGGAGTTTAATTTATGATATAGGTGAAGAATTGGAATGTTTTGCTACAATGACATCACTAATAAGAACTAAAGTAGGAAAATATAATATTAAAAATAGTTTTACAATAGAAGAAATAGAGGGAAATTTTATAAAAAATAATATAGATTTTTTACTTAGAGTAGAAGAAAGTTTTGATTTTAATAATATAGAAATAAAAGAAAAAATCAAAAAAAATATGCTTATAAATGGAAATAAAATAAGTTATAAAGGGGAAAATGGTTATTATAAAATATATTTTGATAATAAATTTTGGGGAATAGGAATAATTGAAAATAATTATTTGAAGCCATATAAATATTTTAATATAGAATAA
- a CDS encoding glutamate synthase subunit beta, with the protein MGKLGGFLEFPREEAQKRPIEERIKDFKELYKPFTDEYLVKQAARCMDCGIPFCHFSCPVGNICPEWNDFAHKGEWEKALTILHSTNNFPEFTGRVCPAPCEGGCVLGINDKPVTIKNIELNIVEKGWENGWIKPMPPKNRTNKKVAVIGSGPAGLAAAQQLNRAGHNVTVYERDSKAGGILTYGIPDYKIEKYVVERRVNQIIEEGVKFIYNTNVGVDISVDELEKEYDAILLAGGSKLARDLPVYGRDLKGIHYAMDYLIQQNRLNAGETIPEKELITAKDKSVIIIGGGDTGADCVGTAIRQGAKTIYQIELLNKPPLDRPQDNPWPNFPQTLKINTAHEEAETCLGGKCELGEIRQWNILTKQFTGDENNNVKEFHAVRVEWITDENGKKVMKEVPNSEFKVEADLVLLAIGFVHPEHDGLINNLKIELDNRGNVKADTKNYQTSKEKIFAAGDMRRGQSLIVWAINEGREAAESINKFLSSK; encoded by the coding sequence ATGGGTAAATTAGGAGGATTTTTAGAATTTCCTAGAGAAGAAGCACAAAAAAGACCTATTGAAGAAAGAATAAAAGATTTTAAAGAATTATATAAACCATTTACAGATGAATATTTAGTTAAACAAGCTGCTAGATGTATGGATTGTGGTATTCCTTTTTGCCACTTTTCATGTCCCGTAGGAAACATATGCCCTGAATGGAATGATTTTGCACACAAAGGTGAATGGGAAAAAGCTCTTACTATTCTTCATAGTACAAACAACTTCCCTGAATTTACTGGAAGAGTTTGTCCAGCACCATGCGAAGGTGGATGTGTTTTAGGAATTAATGATAAACCTGTTACAATAAAAAATATCGAACTAAATATTGTAGAAAAAGGTTGGGAAAATGGATGGATTAAACCTATGCCACCTAAAAATAGAACTAATAAAAAAGTAGCTGTTATTGGAAGTGGTCCTGCTGGACTCGCAGCTGCTCAGCAACTTAATAGAGCTGGACACAATGTTACTGTATATGAAAGAGATAGTAAAGCTGGTGGAATATTAACTTATGGTATTCCTGATTATAAAATCGAAAAATATGTAGTTGAAAGAAGAGTTAATCAAATTATTGAAGAGGGTGTAAAGTTTATTTATAATACTAATGTTGGAGTAGATATTAGCGTAGACGAATTAGAAAAAGAATATGATGCTATACTACTTGCTGGTGGTTCCAAATTAGCTAGAGACCTTCCTGTATATGGAAGAGATTTAAAAGGTATTCATTATGCAATGGATTATCTTATCCAACAAAACAGATTAAATGCAGGAGAAACTATCCCAGAAAAAGAGCTAATAACCGCAAAAGATAAATCAGTAATAATAATTGGTGGTGGAGATACAGGAGCTGACTGTGTTGGAACCGCTATAAGACAAGGCGCTAAAACTATATATCAAATAGAACTTTTAAATAAGCCGCCCCTTGATAGACCTCAAGATAATCCTTGGCCAAATTTTCCACAAACATTAAAAATTAATACAGCTCATGAAGAAGCCGAAACATGTCTTGGAGGGAAATGTGAACTTGGAGAAATCAGACAATGGAATATATTAACAAAACAATTTACTGGTGATGAAAATAATAACGTAAAAGAATTCCATGCTGTTAGAGTAGAATGGATTACTGATGAAAATGGAAAAAAAGTTATGAAAGAAGTTCCTAATAGTGAATTTAAAGTCGAAGCAGACTTAGTTCTTTTGGCTATTGGTTTTGTTCATCCAGAACATGATGGTTTGATAAATAATTTAAAAATAGAGCTTGATAATCGTGGAAATGTAAAAGCAGATACAAAAAATTATCAAACTTCAAAAGAAAAAATATTTGCAGCTGGAGATATGAGAAGAGGTCAATCTCTTATTGTATGGGCTATAAATGAAGGAAGAGAAGCTGCTGAATCTATTAATAAATTTTTATCATCAAAATAA
- the typA gene encoding translational GTPase TypA, with the protein MSNKIKNIAIIAHVDHGKTTLVDAMLKQSGIFRDNQKIEERVMDSNDLEKERGITIFSKNASIFYKDYKINIVDTPGHADFGGEVQRILKMADNVLLLVDAFEGAMPQTKYVLKKALEHGHRPIVVINKIDRPNSRPDEVVDMVFDLFVELNANEYQLDFPIIYASAKNGFAKHNLDDPDENLIPLFDTILENVDDPEGDINAPFQFLITNIYYDNYLGKIGTGRIYNGSVKLGEEVVLLKRDGERLLYRISKLIGYEGLNQVELKEAFAGDIISIAGLEKVDVGETIASKENPIPLPLIEIDEPTLAMTFMVNDSPFVGQDGKFLTSRQILARLEKEVQTNVSMKLEMTDSPDAFIVKGRGELQLSILIENMRREGYELQVSKPQVIFKELEGQKTEPIELATIDVADEYVGTIIEKMGLRKGEMINMVQGNDGYTRLEFKIPARGLIGFRNEFLTDTKGTGVLNQSFYEYEFYKGDIPTRTRGVLVATEPGVSVAYALFNIQERGTLFIEPGVDIYEGMIVGEHSRENDLIVNACKGKKLTNMRAAGSDENVKLAPPRKFSLEQALEYIEDDELLEITPINIRMRKKILKAGERKRSKR; encoded by the coding sequence ATGAGTAATAAAATTAAAAACATTGCAATTATTGCACACGTTGATCATGGTAAAACAACTTTAGTTGACGCTATGCTTAAACAAAGTGGTATCTTTAGAGATAACCAAAAAATTGAAGAAAGAGTTATGGATAGTAATGATTTAGAAAAAGAAAGAGGAATTACTATTTTTTCTAAAAATGCATCAATATTTTATAAAGATTATAAAATAAATATTGTTGATACACCTGGACATGCCGATTTTGGTGGTGAAGTACAAAGAATTTTAAAAATGGCAGATAATGTTCTTTTACTTGTAGATGCATTTGAAGGGGCTATGCCTCAAACAAAGTATGTATTAAAAAAAGCACTTGAACATGGTCATAGACCAATTGTAGTTATAAATAAAATTGATAGACCAAACTCTAGGCCTGATGAAGTTGTTGATATGGTTTTTGATTTATTTGTAGAATTAAATGCCAATGAATATCAACTTGATTTCCCTATAATTTATGCATCAGCTAAAAATGGTTTTGCTAAACATAACCTTGATGATCCTGATGAAAATCTTATTCCATTATTTGATACAATTTTAGAAAATGTTGATGACCCAGAAGGAGATATAAATGCACCATTTCAATTTTTAATAACAAATATTTATTATGATAACTATTTAGGAAAAATTGGAACAGGAAGAATATATAACGGTAGTGTAAAATTAGGTGAAGAAGTTGTTCTTTTAAAACGCGATGGCGAAAGATTATTATATAGAATATCTAAACTAATTGGATATGAAGGCCTTAATCAAGTTGAATTAAAGGAAGCTTTCGCTGGGGATATTATCTCTATTGCTGGACTTGAAAAAGTTGATGTAGGGGAAACTATTGCTTCAAAAGAAAACCCTATCCCTCTTCCATTAATAGAAATTGATGAACCTACTCTTGCTATGACATTTATGGTAAATGATTCTCCATTTGTTGGCCAAGATGGTAAATTCCTTACTTCTAGACAAATCCTTGCTAGACTTGAAAAAGAAGTTCAAACTAATGTCAGTATGAAATTAGAAATGACTGATTCTCCAGATGCCTTTATTGTTAAAGGAAGAGGTGAGCTTCAATTATCTATTCTTATTGAAAATATGAGAAGAGAAGGATATGAATTACAAGTCTCTAAACCACAAGTTATATTTAAAGAGTTAGAAGGACAAAAAACAGAACCAATTGAATTAGCTACTATTGATGTAGCAGATGAATATGTGGGAACAATCATAGAGAAAATGGGCCTTCGTAAAGGTGAAATGATAAATATGGTTCAAGGAAACGATGGATATACTAGACTTGAATTTAAAATTCCTGCCAGAGGTCTTATTGGATTTAGAAATGAATTTTTAACTGACACAAAAGGAACTGGTGTTTTAAATCAATCATTTTATGAGTATGAATTCTATAAAGGCGATATTCCTACAAGAACTAGAGGTGTTTTAGTGGCAACAGAACCTGGGGTAAGTGTTGCTTATGCTTTGTTTAATATACAAGAAAGAGGAACACTTTTTATTGAACCTGGAGTCGATATATACGAAGGAATGATTGTCGGAGAACACAGTAGAGAAAATGACCTTATTGTAAATGCATGTAAAGGTAAAAAACTTACAAATATGAGGGCAGCTGGTAGTGATGAGAATGTTAAACTTGCTCCACCTAGAAAATTTTCTTTAGAACAAGCTCTTGAATATATAGAAGATGATGAATTATTAGAAATTACTCCTATTAATATTAGAATGAGAAAAAAAATACTAAAAGCAGGAGAAAGAAAAAGATCAAAAAGATAA
- a CDS encoding mannose-1-phosphate guanylyltransferase, which yields MLTAFIMAGGSGQRFWPLSRNNKPKQLLKLISEKSMIRETVDRILPIIPAERIFIGTNIIQADSVKNELPFIPEENIIIEPLFKDTAAAIGYGTMIIDNKYKESEIIVLASDHLIKNEENFRKRLQSAAEEAKKGGIITLGIKPSRPETGYGYIETNGECYIGEPAPVKRFWEKPNLERAEEYVAAGNYLWNSGMFIFSSEVMLSSIEKYMPKHYSILCNIKNKICTGKYGLELSELVREDFEKFEKISIDFGVMEKSNNIKVIPVDFGWNDIGSFPALDEIFPCDENGNVVKNTHAININSKNNIIIGNNKKIIATLGVKDLVIVETDDALLVCDKNSAQQIKKLMPFLPKDNK from the coding sequence ATGCTAACAGCTTTTATTATGGCAGGAGGTAGCGGACAAAGATTTTGGCCTCTTTCAAGAAATAACAAACCTAAGCAATTACTAAAATTAATATCTGAAAAATCTATGATTCGAGAAACAGTTGACAGGATTTTACCTATTATCCCTGCTGAAAGAATATTTATAGGGACTAATATTATTCAAGCTGATTCAGTAAAAAATGAGTTACCTTTTATTCCTGAAGAAAACATAATCATAGAGCCCCTTTTTAAAGATACTGCAGCAGCCATTGGATATGGAACTATGATTATTGATAATAAATATAAAGAATCTGAAATAATTGTTTTAGCTTCTGATCATCTTATAAAAAATGAAGAAAATTTTAGAAAAAGACTCCAATCTGCAGCTGAAGAAGCTAAAAAAGGTGGAATAATAACTTTAGGGATAAAGCCTAGTAGACCAGAAACTGGCTATGGATATATTGAAACAAATGGAGAATGCTATATAGGAGAGCCTGCTCCTGTAAAAAGATTTTGGGAAAAACCAAATCTTGAAAGAGCAGAAGAATATGTTGCTGCTGGAAATTATTTATGGAATAGTGGTATGTTTATATTTTCATCTGAAGTTATGCTTTCATCTATTGAAAAATACATGCCAAAACATTATTCTATTCTATGTAATATTAAAAATAAAATTTGTACTGGCAAATATGGTTTAGAGTTATCCGAACTCGTAAGAGAAGATTTTGAAAAATTTGAAAAAATCTCTATTGATTTTGGAGTTATGGAAAAATCTAATAATATAAAAGTTATTCCTGTTGATTTTGGGTGGAATGATATTGGTAGCTTTCCTGCTCTTGACGAAATTTTCCCCTGTGATGAAAATGGTAATGTTGTAAAAAACACTCATGCTATAAATATAAATAGTAAAAATAATATCATTATTGGAAATAATAAAAAGATTATTGCAACGTTAGGGGTTAAAGATTTGGTAATCGTTGAAACTGACGATGCATTATTGGTATGTGATAAAAATAGTGCACAACAAATAAAAAAACTTATGCCTTTTTTACCAAAAGATAACAAATAG
- the gltB gene encoding glutamate synthase large subunit: MKRGIGIPEAQGLYSPLYEKDNCGIGLVANIKGIKSHDIVKNGIRVLEKIEHRGAVGADPTTGDGAGILLQLPHKFFTKVIDNLPEFSEYGVGMIFFPKNKNSRTMCKETIENIVKNEGFEIIAWREVPVNTKEVGKTAELTRPYIKQLFIKNNGSKNFELKLYILRKQIENAVKELEIEEKEYFYIPSMSSKTIVYKGLLLADQVHSFYLDLQDKDLESAIALVHQRYSTNTFPSWDLAQPFRYLAHNGEINTIKGNVNWMLSREPELFNDVIGEDIKKLFPINDPIKSDSANLDNALELLIASGKSLLDAASILVPMAWENNPDISEDLKAYFEYYSGLVEPWDGPAALAMTDGRYILGKLDRNGLRPARYIITHDDTIILASEAGTLEIEPKNIKSSNRLQPGKVLLIDTENGKIFDENEIENLLTKSKPFKKWLERKKSIDELPMPKLKNDYNKNEIIKKFRAFGYTREELKEVIANMAKNSKEPIGSMGNDAALAVLSNKSKNIFAYFKQLFAQVTNPPIDPIREEIVMSLTTNIGIHGNILIDKEENCDLIKLDTPILSNIQLAKIENLDSAEIIDICFDKNLSLEEGLNNLFENTKKIIKSGKKILILSDKNISKDKIAIPVLLATAGLHHYLIQNHLRNGIDLIIETGEAREVMHFALLIGYGALAINPYLALDSIKYLCETKQYLTNSNIDKKQEKYIKAIGKGLLKIMSKMGISTIQSYRGAQIFEALGLKNEFINKYFKGTPSRIEGVGIDVIEKETRIRHDYAFDNFLDKDDLLVNEGEYKWRKKGEKHLFSPEAVATLQYSTRIGNYEEYKKYSKIINEQSEALATIRGLFKLKKSTPISIEEVEPVENIMKRFVTGAMSFGSISREAHEALAIAMNTIGGKSNSGEGGEDPARFLDNRRSAIKQIASGRFGVTTHYLVNADELQIKMAQGAKPGEGGHLPGHKVSEEIASVRHTSPGIDLISPPPHHDIYSIEDLAQLIFDLKNVNPQARVSVKLVSEVGVGTVAAGVSKAHADMILISGYDGGTGAAPLSSIKHAGLPWELGLSEAHQVLILNNLRDRVRIQADGQLKTGRDVVIAALLGAEEFGFATAPLVVLGCVMMRSCHTNTCQVGVATQDPVLRKRFLGRSEYVINFFRFIAQEVREIMAELGFRTLDEMIGRTDLIEMNDAINHWKANGVDISKILYKPQVDSSIGTKCLRKQNHGIDSILDRELINLAKPALENGEKIIINKPIINMNRTTGTMLSGEVAKKYGSQGLPDDTITLNFKGVAGQSFAVFGMKGITYNLEGQGNDYIGKGLFGAKVIIKAPKEATFKPEDNIIGGNTILYGAIKGEAYFNGRVGERFCVRNSGAYAVVEGIGDHGCEYMTGGRAVILGTTGRNFGAGMSGGIAYVYDIDGKFESRLNKNMVIMEKVDDETSINELKSMIEKHYQYTNSNRAKEILENWDQSLQKFVKVLSPEYKALLLEGKVK, translated from the coding sequence ATGAAAAGAGGAATAGGAATTCCAGAGGCACAAGGTTTATATTCACCGTTATATGAAAAAGACAATTGTGGTATAGGGCTTGTAGCTAACATTAAAGGAATAAAAAGTCATGATATTGTTAAAAACGGAATACGTGTTTTAGAAAAAATTGAACATAGAGGAGCTGTTGGTGCTGATCCAACTACTGGTGATGGTGCTGGTATTCTATTACAACTACCTCATAAATTTTTTACTAAAGTAATTGATAATCTTCCTGAATTTTCTGAATATGGAGTAGGAATGATATTTTTTCCTAAAAATAAAAACTCTAGAACTATGTGTAAAGAAACAATAGAAAATATAGTTAAAAATGAAGGCTTTGAAATTATTGCTTGGAGAGAAGTTCCCGTAAATACAAAAGAAGTTGGAAAAACTGCTGAACTAACAAGACCATATATAAAACAGTTATTTATAAAAAATAATGGAAGTAAAAATTTTGAATTGAAATTATATATTTTAAGAAAACAAATAGAAAACGCCGTAAAAGAATTAGAGATAGAAGAAAAAGAATATTTTTATATCCCTTCGATGTCTAGTAAAACTATTGTATACAAAGGACTTTTACTTGCAGATCAAGTCCATTCCTTCTATTTGGATTTGCAAGATAAAGATCTAGAAAGTGCTATTGCTTTAGTTCATCAAAGATACAGTACTAACACTTTCCCTTCGTGGGATTTAGCACAACCTTTTAGATATTTAGCCCATAATGGTGAAATAAATACAATAAAAGGTAATGTTAACTGGATGTTATCTAGAGAACCTGAATTATTTAATGATGTAATAGGTGAGGATATTAAAAAATTATTTCCTATTAATGATCCAATAAAAAGTGATTCTGCTAATTTAGATAATGCTCTTGAATTATTAATAGCTTCTGGAAAGTCTTTATTAGATGCTGCTAGTATATTAGTACCTATGGCTTGGGAAAATAACCCAGATATATCTGAAGATTTAAAAGCTTATTTCGAATATTATTCTGGTCTTGTAGAACCTTGGGATGGTCCTGCTGCTTTAGCTATGACAGATGGTAGATATATATTAGGAAAACTTGATAGAAATGGCTTAAGACCCGCTAGATACATTATAACGCATGACGATACTATTATCTTAGCTTCTGAAGCTGGTACATTAGAAATTGAACCAAAAAATATTAAATCAAGTAATAGATTACAACCTGGCAAAGTTTTGCTTATAGATACTGAAAATGGAAAAATATTTGATGAGAATGAAATAGAAAACCTTCTTACAAAATCTAAACCATTTAAAAAATGGCTTGAAAGAAAAAAATCAATAGATGAACTACCTATGCCAAAATTAAAAAATGATTACAATAAAAATGAAATAATTAAAAAATTTAGAGCATTTGGTTATACTAGAGAAGAATTAAAAGAAGTTATTGCAAATATGGCTAAAAATTCTAAAGAGCCAATTGGTTCTATGGGAAATGATGCTGCTCTTGCTGTACTTTCAAATAAATCAAAAAATATATTTGCTTACTTTAAACAATTATTTGCTCAAGTAACTAATCCCCCTATTGACCCAATAAGAGAAGAAATTGTAATGTCTCTTACTACTAATATAGGTATTCATGGTAATATACTTATTGATAAAGAAGAAAATTGCGATTTAATAAAATTAGATACACCTATTTTAAGCAACATTCAATTAGCTAAAATTGAAAACTTGGATTCTGCTGAAATTATTGATATATGCTTTGATAAAAATCTATCTTTAGAAGAAGGTTTAAATAATTTATTTGAAAATACTAAAAAAATAATTAAATCTGGTAAAAAAATTCTTATTTTATCTGATAAAAATATTTCCAAAGATAAAATAGCTATTCCAGTATTATTAGCTACCGCTGGATTGCATCATTATTTAATACAAAATCATCTAAGAAATGGTATAGATTTAATTATTGAAACTGGAGAAGCTAGAGAGGTAATGCATTTTGCTTTACTTATCGGATATGGTGCTCTTGCTATTAATCCATATTTAGCATTAGACAGTATTAAATATTTATGTGAAACTAAACAATATTTAACTAACTCAAACATTGATAAAAAACAAGAAAAATATATAAAAGCTATTGGCAAAGGTTTATTAAAAATAATGTCAAAAATGGGTATTTCTACAATCCAAAGTTATAGAGGGGCTCAAATTTTTGAAGCACTTGGACTAAAAAATGAATTCATTAATAAATACTTTAAAGGAACACCTTCGAGAATAGAAGGAGTTGGAATTGATGTAATAGAAAAAGAAACACGAATAAGACATGACTATGCATTTGATAATTTTTTAGATAAAGATGATTTATTAGTTAATGAAGGTGAATATAAATGGAGAAAAAAAGGTGAAAAACATCTATTCTCTCCAGAAGCTGTAGCTACATTACAGTATTCTACTAGAATCGGAAATTATGAAGAATACAAAAAATATTCTAAGATTATAAATGAGCAAAGTGAGGCATTAGCAACTATTAGAGGTTTATTTAAATTAAAAAAATCTACTCCTATTTCAATTGAAGAGGTAGAACCTGTTGAAAATATTATGAAACGATTTGTTACAGGAGCAATGTCATTTGGTTCAATCTCAAGAGAAGCTCATGAAGCTCTAGCTATTGCAATGAATACTATTGGAGGAAAATCTAACTCTGGAGAAGGAGGCGAAGATCCTGCTAGATTTTTAGATAATCGAAGAAGTGCTATAAAACAAATAGCTTCTGGTAGATTTGGTGTTACTACTCATTATCTTGTAAATGCAGATGAACTTCAAATTAAAATGGCTCAAGGAGCTAAACCTGGAGAAGGAGGGCATCTTCCTGGACATAAAGTAAGTGAAGAAATTGCAAGTGTTAGACACACTTCGCCCGGAATAGATTTAATCTCTCCTCCTCCACATCATGACATATACTCAATTGAAGATTTAGCACAATTAATATTCGACCTTAAAAATGTAAATCCTCAAGCAAGAGTAAGTGTAAAATTAGTTTCTGAAGTAGGGGTTGGTACTGTTGCTGCTGGTGTTTCAAAAGCACATGCAGATATGATACTTATTTCTGGATATGATGGTGGTACCGGTGCTGCTCCATTATCATCAATTAAACATGCTGGATTGCCTTGGGAACTTGGTCTTTCAGAAGCACATCAAGTACTTATCTTAAATAATTTAAGAGATAGAGTAAGAATACAAGCTGATGGGCAATTAAAAACAGGTAGAGATGTCGTAATTGCTGCTCTTCTTGGAGCTGAAGAATTTGGTTTTGCTACTGCTCCACTTGTAGTTCTTGGATGTGTTATGATGAGAAGTTGTCATACAAATACATGTCAAGTAGGGGTCGCTACTCAAGATCCTGTACTTAGAAAAAGATTTTTAGGAAGATCTGAATATGTAATTAATTTCTTTAGATTTATTGCTCAAGAAGTGAGAGAAATAATGGCTGAGCTTGGATTTAGAACACTTGACGAAATGATTGGTAGAACTGATTTAATTGAAATGAATGACGCTATTAATCATTGGAAAGCTAATGGTGTAGATATTAGCAAAATACTTTATAAACCACAAGTTGACTCCTCTATTGGTACTAAATGTTTAAGAAAACAAAATCATGGTATAGACAGTATTTTAGATAGAGAATTAATTAATCTTGCTAAACCAGCTCTTGAAAATGGCGAAAAAATTATAATAAACAAACCTATTATAAATATGAATAGAACAACTGGAACTATGCTTAGTGGTGAAGTTGCTAAAAAATATGGTTCTCAAGGATTACCTGATGATACAATCACTTTAAATTTTAAAGGTGTTGCTGGTCAAAGTTTTGCAGTATTTGGAATGAAGGGTATTACTTATAATCTAGAAGGTCAAGGTAATGACTATATTGGTAAAGGATTATTCGGAGCAAAAGTTATTATAAAAGCTCCTAAAGAAGCTACTTTTAAACCTGAAGATAATATAATAGGAGGAAATACTATTTTATACGGTGCTATAAAAGGTGAAGCATACTTTAATGGTAGAGTTGGGGAAAGATTTTGCGTAAGAAACTCTGGTGCTTATGCAGTAGTAGAAGGAATTGGCGATCATGGATGTGAGTATATGACTGGTGGTAGAGCTGTTATTCTTGGTACTACTGGAAGAAACTTTGGTGCTGGTATGAGTGGTGGAATTGCATATGTATATGATATTGACGGAAAATTTGAATCAAGATTAAATAAAAATATGGTAATTATGGAAAAAGTAGATGATGAAACATCTATAAATGAGCTAAAATCTATGATTGAAAAACATTATCAATATACTAATAGTAATAGAGCAAAAGAAATTTTAGAAAATTGGGATCAATCTTTACAAAAATTTGTAAAAGTATTATCTCCAGAATATAAAGCTCTTCTATTAGAAGGGAAGGTGAAATAA